Genomic DNA from Paenibacillus borealis:
CTGACGGAATACGATCACAAATTCAAGCAGGGCGGAGCGAACGGCCAGCCGGGAACGGTTGTGCTCAATTACGGGGCGACTCTGGGCTTGATCGACCTGGAGACCCGGCAGAAGCTTTATGAGAGTATGGGCAATGATCCGTTCAATCAGGATATCCAGGAGCAGTACAGAAAACTATCGGTCCAGCCTTCCGAGCTGTACCGCAAACAGATTCAGATTCAGGCTCAGGATTACAGCACAACTACTCCTACAACGAAGCTTAGCTCTCCGCTCCAGATAGGTGGCATTCTCGAAGGGGCGAAGGGGATCGACGATATGCAGGCTTCCTATGACAAGATTATGTATATGTCGCCTGAAACTGCAGCGCAGCTCTCCAAGGAACTGGTATTTGATAATTCCACCACCAGTGTCCTCAATCTGCCGGCAGAGGGAAGCTATAACGCCGTTACGGTAAAAGTGGACGATGTGGCGAACATCAAGGCGGTCGAGCAAATGATTCAGAAGCTGTCACTGAATGCCAGCGACAATCTGTATCAGCAGGAAATGCTGAAAGAACAATTCGATATGATCAAAATGGCTGCACTCGGCATCGGTGTATTCATCCTGATCATTGCCTCGATCTCCATTATTGTGGCCATGACGATGTCGACCCATCAGCGTCGAAGACAGATTGGCATTATGAAGGTACTGGGAGCCAACATGGGGCAGATCCGCAATATGTTTATAACAGAAGCCGCGCTTCTGGGACTGCTGGGCGGAATGCTGGGTGTCTTGTTCTCTTACTTAATTGTCATGGGGCTTAATAAGCTGGTCGGTTCGGCAGGCGATGGAATGAATTTCTTCATCCCGGCGCTCAATTTACCGGTTGGCATGTCCTTTGCCATCATGACCGGAGTTCTGTCCGGAATCTATCCGGCCATCAGCGCCTCCCGAACCGATGCGTTGACCGCCATTAAACGAGATTAAGCCTAAGCTAGAAAGGAAGCCGAAATGATGAAGAGGACTCTAAAGAAGAGCCTGAAGTGGATCATAATCTTAGGTATCATCAGTACCGCAGGTTATCTGGGGTATACCAAATTCTTCAAGGGCAATGAGGCGGCAGAGCTTCCGCCGGAACCGATGCAGGTGATCAGTTTCCCTGTAACAGAGGAGACGCTGACAAGCTCGATACAGGTAAAAGGAAGATCGCAATACCAGCAGGAGACTCTGGTGTATGCACCGTTTGCCTCCAAGGTAACCGCCTGGAAAGTAGAGAATGGCGCACAGGTCAAGAAAGGGGATGTACTCTTTACCCTGGATCAGTCGCTGCTGCGCAATGAGATTGCGACGGCGGAAGCTGCCAACCGCAAGACGAAGCTGGAGGCGGAGCTGAACGCTTTTGTCAGCCAGCAGGAGGATGAGAGTGCGGCTCCGGCCGGTACGGAAGCGGAACGGCTGAAGGCACTGGCTGCCCAGGAGGCTGCACGTCTGAACGACGAACTGAATCAGGTGAATGCCGAGATTCAGGCCAAGGAGCTTGCGGATAAAAAAGCGAAGCTGAACACGGCCGTCTATCATGCACCCGAGAACGGCATCTTCCTCTACGACAGCAGTACGGAACGGCCGCAGACGGTTACAGACAATCAGTACATCGGCAAGATCGTGGATCTGAACAAGCTGGAGTTCATTGCACAGGTCGGAGAGCAGGATATCTTCCGCATCAAGCAGGGCATGAAGGTACAGGTGAAGATGACAGCGATGAAGGATCTGATCCTTAATGGTGAAGTAACCGAGGTTTCCAAATTTGCGACGACGACCACCGGCCAGAACACGGCTGGACAAATTCCGCAATTCGAAGTAGTCATCTCCCTGCAGCCGGACGAGCATCTGATCGGCGGACTCAGCCTCAGCGGTGATATCGAGACCTCTCGCAAAGAGAAGGCGGTAGTGGTCTCCAGTATAGCCGTTGTTCATGAAGGTGATCTGGCCTATGTTATGCTGGATAAAGGAAACGGCCAGTATGAACGGACGGAGATCAAGGTAGGCATGGAGACGACAGAGAAGACAGAAGTACTGTCAGGACTGAAGGCTGGAGATACTGTAGTTCTTCAGTAAGAATCAGCAAAAAACCTGCGTTCCGGTTAAATACGGAACGCAGGTTTTTTGTGCTAACTAGTGTTGGAATGGCTTGCGCCAGGCTTTGATATCGCTGTTCAACCCATTAAGTTCGGGGACGGGGACCGCCTGATCGGTCAGCTCATATTTGGCTTTCAATGCAAGAATGCGATAGACACTTTCATCGATCCGGGCTTCGGTGACCGTACCGTCCTTCACGCTGCTGAGCAGAGCGGCCCGCACCGCCTGCTCGTTCTTGTACTCGTGGGCAACCAGCAGAATGTCGCTGCCTGCCAGTACAGTATCAACTGCAGCAGCTGCAAGGCTGTAGTTCTTGACGATCGCGCCCATCGTCAGATCATCGGTAATGACGACTCCCTTGAAGAACATCTGTCCGCGCAGCTGCCCGCCGATGATTACTTTGGACAGGGATGCAGGTTTCTCAGGGTCCAGCTTCGGATACAGGATATGAGCTACCATTACTGCGTCTGCTTTCTCCTTAATAGCCGCCCGGAATGGCAGCCATTCCAGCTTGGCGAGCTGTGCCTCAGTTTTGTTGATTACCGGCAGCTCCAGATGGGAATCTACGGAAGTATCCCCATGGCCGGGGTAATGCTTCACTACAGGCACAACTCCTTCAGACTCCAGGCCTTTCATCTCGGCGATGCCAAGGCGGACTACCAGATCTGCTGTGCTGCCGAAGGAGCGGTCACCAATAACCGGGTTATCCGGATTGCTGTTGATATCAAGAACTGGTGCGAAATCCATGTTGAAGCCGGAGGATTTCACCGCCCTTGCCAGCAGCTCGCCCATGGTTCCGGCATCGGCAGCGTTATTCCCTTTCCCTACCGCTGCATTTGAGGGAAACACTGCGTATTCGGCGGGAAGACGGCTGACCTTGCCGCCTTCCTGGTCTACACTCATGAACAGCGGGGCGGGATTGCCGTTATTGCTCTTCTTCAAGGCATTGGTCAGACTGACCAATTGCTTCAGGCTGCTGATATTATCGGAATAGAGGATGATTCCGCCTACCTTGTCATCGGCAATCATCTTCTGTGCCGCAGACTCTGCCGTAGTCCCATCGATTCCGACCAGCAGCATTTGTCCGATCTTCTCCTCCAGTGTCATCCCGGCAATCTTCCGGGAGATGACGTCGTTAGTGTCCGCGCTGTCTTCTGCCGGAGCAAGAGTAGGAGAGGCCTGCACAGGAGCTGCCGGTGATTCAGCTGCTGTTGCAGCAGGTGTTGTCACCGCAGCAGAGGGTGAAGCTGATGCCGGTGCCAGGGAAGGACTCGCACCAGCCGGTGCAGAGCTTCCGCGCCCTCCGCAACCGCTTGCCAGAAGCAGACAGGCAACGGTTGTAAGGAGGAAGAGGAGGCGCATATACGGGGATGACTTGTGTTGCCGCGGGCTGAACCATTTCATTGTTGAGATTCGTCCTTTCGTTTGCTGATTGGCGGGTAGGGATGATAAGATGAAATAGATTTTACATAAGAACTGCTTACTGGAGTACACAAATGAGAAGGATGAGGTGACCTGTCAATGAAAGAACAATTAATGAACACGCTTAATGAACAGATGAATTTCGAGTTCTATTCCGCGCATGTATACCTGGCGATGGCTGCGTATTGTTCGGGTGAGAGTCTGGACGGATTCGCCAACTTTTTCCTGGTGCAGGCTGAAGAAGAGCGGTTCCATGCGATGAAGATTTACAAATTCCTCAATGACCGTGACTACCGTGCCACCCTTGCTGCCCTGCCGGAGCCGAACAATGAATATTCATCCATGCTGGATGCGTTCGAACATGCCTTCGCCCATGAGCAGCAGAATACGAAGAAATTCTACCATCTGGCCGATTTGGCCCTGGATGAACGCGAGCACGCTACAATCTACTTCCTGAAATGGTTCATTGACGAGCAGGTGGAGGAGGAGGCGCTCTTCAGCAACATTATCGCCAAGCTCAAACGGATTGAAACGGACAGCAATGCCTTCTATATGCTGGATGCCGAGTTCGCAGCCCGTTCGTTTACTCCTCCGGCGGAATAATTTACTTCCGGATTTGTCCTGTTCTTTACTTTTACAGCGGATACCCTCCTATACAGGAGGGTATCCGCTTTTTTATGCGGCTGACGGGACTTCTCCATAATAGTTAGACGGTGTTTACAATGAAAAGTTACTTAGTCCTGAAGCATGTATTGTGCTTAATGTTGAGTTAGTGCAAACAATGTTGTGCACGGCAACATACTTCCGGTACTCCAACTCTATTTGGCGGGGTTAACTCTTGCGCCGTCCGGCAACACTGTTTCTCTAGACCCACCCGTTAGTCAGCGTGTAGTATGGAACAATACTATTCTTTGGAGGTCCTTTTTCTTGGATAATTACAGCGATATCAAACAAAGTGAAAAAGGGGCTTGGCTCAGTCTACTGGCCTACATATTGCTATCTGCCGTCAAATTGTTCATCGGATCAGTCTCAGGCTCCCAGGCATTACTTGCCGACGGACTGAATAACAGCACCGATATTATTGCTTCCATAGCGATTTTGACAGGCCTGAAGATTTCCCGCAGACCCCCGGATTCCAATCACAGCTATGGTCATTTCAGAGCAGAGACAGTTGCCGCACTGATCGCCTCTTTTATTATGATTGCTGTAGGCTTTCAAGTGCTATACCAGGGTGTCAACAAGTTTGTTCAGCCTTCACTGGAAACCCCTGATCTCATTGCCGCGTGGACGGCAGCTGCCTGTGCTGTGGTTATGTTCGCTGTGTATATGTACAATATTAAGCTTGCCCGTACACTGAACAGCAATGCGATGCATGCCGTTGCGCAGGATAACCGTTCGGATGCGCTCGTAAGCATGGGAGCCTTCATTGGTATTATTGGCTCGCAGTTCGGCATTCCGTGGCTTGATCCGCTGACCGCTACAATTGTCGGCCTGTTGATCTGCAAAACCGCATGGGATATCTTCCGCAAAGCCACTCATGATCTGACGGACGGATTCGATGCAAGTGAGCTGGAGCTGATGAAGCAGACGGTAGCGGAGATTGAAGGCGTTGAGCTGATCAAAGATATCAAAGCCCGCATTCATGGGAACAATGTGCTTGTGGATACGACGGTACTTGTGGATTCCAGTCTGAATGTGGTGCAGAGCCATGATATTACGGAAGAAATAGAGGGTCAGTTGAAGGACCGTCATCAAGTAGCTACTGTACTAGTCCATATTGAGCCCATGTGACGAATGAATATTACTTGACCGATCGTTCCCGGAACATTATATTATTAAACAATATTGAATTGCCTTACTTGCGAAAGAAGGCAATTTTTTTACCTATATTGGGAATGATCGTTCTCATTGTAGGTAAATATTGAGTTGGAAGCGGGAGTGGGAGCATGCAGCACGCGGGAAAACGGAATAATCTATATTATGGATGGATCGTAATCAGAATTGTGTTTATTGTACTGCTGGTTGCAGCGGGGATCAGCTCGATCCCGAGTGTATTGATGCTGCAGTTTGAAGAGGAGTTCGGCTGGAGCCGCGGAGCGGTGTCCGAGGCGTTATCTGTGCGGATTTTTCTGTATGGGCTGATGGGTTCCTTCTCAGCTTCCCTGATGGCGAAATACGGAATCCGCCGGATGATGCTGATCTCGATGAGCCATCGGCACACACCTGATCCCTGCCTGCGGGGACTATAATATTCCGCTGGTAATGGCCGCTGGCTTACTGGCCTTGATGGGGATGTTTGATATGGTCGGAACCACCTTGTCCGGCTGGCTGTCGGACCGTCTGGACAACCGGGTGCTGCTGTTCTGGTACTACGGACTGCGCGGACTCTCGCTCATCTTCCTGCCGTATGCGCTGAACAGCGGATATACGATGCTGCTGATTTTCTCCGTCTTCTATGGACTGGACTGGATTGCCACCGTTCCGCCAACCGTCAAAATCACCTCCGATCTCTTCGGCCGGGAGCAAGCCGGAATGGTGTTCGGCTGGATTCTGGTCGCCCACCAAATCGGGGCATCCACAGCTACTTACGGAGCCGGGCTGATGCGGCAGTGGCTCGGCAGCTACAGCGTTCCGTTCGTAACCGCAGGTTTCCTCTGCCTGTTCGCGGCAATCATGGCCATGAGAATTGTGAAATCCGGCAAGGCTACGCACATTGTTGAAGCTAAGGCTTGATTGTAGGCAGGGTTACATTACCTTTCACTTGACGTTTTCCTCGGCGGCAGGTATATAATAACGATATGTTATTAACAATAGGATATTATTAAGATATTCCTATAAAGGAGCCTGCCAATGTCTAATCAACCAGTCACTGATCATAACGGTTTAACAGAGGAGCAATTCCTGAAGACTTATAATGCCGGGAGCTATGAACGTCCGTCTGTTGCTGTCGATATGCTAATTTTCACCGTAATGGAGCAAGAACAGGATAATTACCGCAAGCTTGCGGAGAAATCGCTGCAGCTTCTGCTGATACAGCGCGGTGAACATCCTTTTCTGGGACAATGGGCGTTGCCTGGAGGGTTCGTGGGGATCCACGAAAGCGTAGAGGAGGCAGCCCGCCGGGAGCTGTACAGTGAGACTAATATTGATAACATTTATATGGAACAGCTATATACCTGGGGCGATGTCGAGCGTGATCCGCGGATGCGGGTAATCAGCTGTTCCTATATGGCGCTCGTGGACCGCAAAGCCCTGACAGTGCAAGCAGGGGATGATGCGGCCGCAGCCGCCTGGTTTGAGGTTTCGTATAATATCCTGGAGACTCGCCGCGAGGAGCTGGAGCAAGGTATCCGGCTGGAGACATTTGTGGAGATTATTCTGCAGAATGAACAAGTGAAGCTCAGCGGTGTGGTCAAGCTTACCGAAACCATCCGAGGCCATGTCCGCCATATGGACCGTGAGATTGTCCGGAGCTCGGGATTTTCTTTTGACCATCTGCTCATGGTGCAGGCTGCGATTGAACGCTTGCGCGGCAAGGCCGAATATACCGATATTGTGTTCAATTTGATGCCGCCGCTGTTCACCTTGTCCGAGCTTCAGCGCGTGTATGAAATCATCCTTGGCAAAGAGCTGCTCGCCGCCGCATTCCGCCGCAAGATTGCTGAACGGGTAATTGAGACGGATGAGAGCACCCGGGATGCCGGACACCGCCCGTCGAAGCTGTACAGATACAATCTGGAATGGAGCTTAACTTGAGAAGACGAGATACAGGCTTGAGCTACCTACCCATTTCCTACCTTCCTGCCATCGAATTCGACATTTAGCGACTTTATAGTGTTTTCTTTTAGGCGTGTGATGTTGTTAATAGTACTTTTATGCGCAAAAGTGGAAAATGAATTATGCTTTTCATTTTGTAATTTATGGAAAAGGGTAAGGTGAGTCAATGATTGACTGGAAGGATTCATATGACATCGGAGTAGAGAAGATTGACTGCCAGCACAGACAGCTGCTTGTGAAGCTGAATGACTTTTTTGAGGCGTGTACCAACCAGCAGGGCAAAGACAAGATCGAAGAAACACTGAAGTTCCTCAAGGACTACACCGTGGAGCATTTCGGCAGTGAAGAGCAATTGATGAAGGACATCGACTTCCCTGAACTGACAGAACACCAGAAGACGCATGCTGAATTCGTACAGACCGTTCTGGATCTGGAAGAGAGCATTAAGACCAAAGGTGTATCCGTACTGTCTACGATCAAGCTGAACCGCACTTTGACCGACTGGCTGATTAATCATATTCACAAATGTGACAAGCTGATCGGGGACTGCATCGCTGCAAAAGGTAACAAAGCCGTTTAACTACATAATCCGGAACACGAAGATGCCGCAGGGCATTTTCTTTTTTTAACGGGAGAGGAGACACCCATATGGATTGCCTGGGATGCAGAATCGCTAATGGTATTGAACCGGAGCTCAACATTATTTACGAGAATGAGTATGTAACCTGTGTACTTGATATTGCGCCATTCAATGAAGGGCATACCCTGATTCTACCTAAAAAGCATTATCTGGATACCGACGAGCTGGACCCGGAAACCGCGCACGCTGTTATGGATGCTTCGCAAAAAGTTACTGCGCTGCTCAAAAGCCTGTACAAACCGGACGGAATCAGAATTTGTGCTGACGGCGGTAAATTTAATGATCTGACCCATTACCATATGCATGTTGTTCCAAGGTACGAGGGTGACGGATTCATCTGGAGTGAGCCGCTGCACCCGGATGGTGCAGAAGCACGGCTAAACGAGACTAGGGTGAAAATTGTTAAGGCGTTAGGTGAAGGTTAAAGAGTCCGGATGGGCTCTTTTTCGCTGTGTATACTATACATTAAATTCAAAACCTGACTAAAAGTCTTCCATCAACATTTCTTTATCTTCGGGCAGAAGTTGTGCAACAAACGCTGATGGATCTTGTTTGGTGTGCTCGATTGAATTAACAATCCAAGTATTATTGCTGTGTGTATAGCTGATAATCATTACTCCATCATCGTCTAGCTTATGTTCACTCGTTGCCACCTTTTGCTGATCAGAGTAATTAAACTTCATGAAGTAGAGATCAATTTTTTTTACATCGCTTACTGTACTTTCTCCGATGGTGATCTTGCTGAAACTATCCAGACTTAACAAGTGCGTTAACCTCCATATGTCAGAAACATAGCTGCTGCTCATGTACATTATAAAGATATGACTGCCGTCAGAAACATTTCGTATTTCATAGGAATAGCCTTTCATGCGTCTGGTGATATCGGCTTTTCCCAATTGCTTCTCAATTTCTGCTTTGTGAGGTGCAAAAGACATGCTCGAACGAATGGAATAAGGGATATTTGATACGGAGCTTTTGTTAAGGTCCATTGGAGTGGTTTGTATATTTGTACTTGAATCACTGCCGGTTAATACAACAACCAGTAATAATGATGAAATGAATAAAGAAATCTTTGAATAAATCCTAAAAGAATTCATAAAAGAATGATCCAAGGAAATCCTCACCTTTCTCCCGCTTAACCTAAATAGTTACTCAACTGTTACATAGAACGGATTCGTTTTTACTATGCGAGGTTCCTGCATCTATCTAAGATTTTTCATAGTGGCGGAGCACAATTTATACCTCACTAATACTTTGTGATATGATCTGAAGTAGATATTATAGAAACTTACCTAAAGGGAGTGGATTGAGTGAAAATAATGCGCATGCTGGCTTCCGGTATAATTATGCTTCTTGTGCTGGGACTTGTTAATTTCTACATTGGATGGCATCTGTGGGTTCTCCTTCAGGAATGGCTGCCGGGCATACATGCTGCTGTATACTGGCCTGTATTTTTTGTGATTGTCTTCTCTTATGTAATTGGCAGAGTTCCGCTGCCGCAGGCGCTTAAGCCGGTTGGCCGGTTGTTCAAGGTAGTCGGCTCCTATTATTTGGCCTGTATGGAGTTTGCCGTGATTCTGCTGCCGCTGACCGATCTGGTATATGGAGTGCTGGCGCTCACTGGTGTAGGACTCTCGGCGTTCGTGACCGAAGCTGGAGCTACCGTGCTGGCACTGCTTGCCGTATTCCTGCTCTGGGGTTCACGCAATGCCTGGAGTACAGTGGTGCGGAGCCACCGGCTGAACGTCGATAAGTCTATCGGAACCAGCGTTCCGCTGACGGTAGCTGTCGCCTCCGACCTGCATTTGGGCAACATTGTCGGGAACCGGCATCTACGCCGGATGGTCTCAGAGATTAATGCGATGAATCCCGATATCGTTCTGTTGGCAGGGGATGTGCTGGATGACAGCATTGAACCTTTTATCCGCAATGGAATGGACCAGCAGTTGAAGCAGCTTAAGGCGCGCCACGGCGTCTATGCTGTGCTGGGGAATCATGAATATTATGGCGGTTCGATTGCGCAATACACCGAAGTGATGAACAACATCGGCATTAAAGTACTGCAGGATGAGGTTGTGGAAACTTCGGGAGTGTACGTTGTCGGGCGTAAAGACAAGACTGCTGAAGCGATGGAGGCAGGCGGGCGATTGAGTGTAGATGCGCTGCTGGACGGACTTGACCGCTCGAAGCCAATCATCATGATGGATCATCAGCCGACCGGCTTCGAGATTGCTGCGCGGGCTGGAGTGGATGTACTGCTGTCGGGACATACCCACCGCGGACAGATTGCTCCGAATCACTGGATTACGAGACGGCTGTTCGAGCTGGACTGGGGTTATTTGCTCAAAGACAAGCTGCATGTCATTGTCTCCTCAGGCTACGGAACCTGGGGACCGCCGATCCGTCTGGCCAGCCGCTCTGAACTAATCAAGCTGGAGGTTGTTCTGGAAGGCAGTATGAGTTACAGCGAAGAACCTGTGGCATCTGCGGCTAAGGCGGTATTGATCTAAAAGATCGTCTAGTGGAGGCAACATTATTGTACTTGAGGAATCTAGTGGAACTGAACCGTCTACTGGAACTGAACCATCTACTGGAACTGAACCATCTAACGTAACTGAACCGTCTACCGTAACTGAACCATCTAACGTAACTTGTACCTTTTACCGTAGCCCGTGTACCTTCCGCCATGCCCCCTGCCTTCGAATGAAGGGTAGGGGGTTTTATGTTGGTTTTATGTTAGGGTGTATGGCAAATAGTATGCTGGAATCCGGTTAGACTATGGGAGGTTGTGCGAAAAGCGGAACTTTGTGGGCTGATCCGATCCAAGTGGAGGAAATCCTGCACAAAGTACAACAATTCGAATTCGATCCGGCTAATTTACAGGGAATCTTGCAGAAAATACAACAATTTAGTTGGACAACCGGTTGAATCATAAGGATTGTTGTAAAAAGTACAACAATAACCATTTTTACAAGTGAATAAAGAAAAAATCTTGCATTTAGTACAACAATCCGGGATTAGTCCGGTTAAATCACTAGTAATGCTGCGCAAGATCCAAATGAATACCCAAACCAACCCCAACCCCCAAACCAACCCCCAAACCAACACCCAAACTCTTGTTTCAGCAGCACCGGCCTTGGTATAAAATCCAGACTTTCCAGAGATGTTAATCTGGTGTTTTGACATTAAGAGTGAGGTGAGTTATTCTCTATAAATATAGTTAAGTTATTAACTAAATTGAACTGGCGGCGTAAAGCAGCGTTATGGACGGAACTTTAGGCGTTATTACGTAACTTTGAATGATAGAATGGGTTATCAAATGGGCGAGCGAATGAATATACCAACCGATGAACAATTGAACGGACCGATGGATGATTCTATGAATGGACGAATGAATGAAGGAATAGGCGATCGGATGGAGGATGATCAAATGAATGAAGATGAACTAAAGGATGAACCAAAGGATGAACCAAAGGATGATCAAATGGATGAGCTGCAAAAGTATGTGCTGGAGCTGCCGCTCCCTAATGAGGTTTTCTTCGCCATGGTGAGTGCGACCGCAAACACAGTAGCTGTGTCCGAGAAATACTGGCAGGCGCAACGGCTGAACGGGGCAAGAATCCGCGTACTGGTTGAGATTGCGAAGCATGGGGGAACAATACTTCCTTCGCTGCTCGCGGAGAGAATCGGTGTGACCAAAGCCAATATCAGTCTGCTGCTCACTCCGCTGGAGAAGGACGGCTACATCAACCGTGCAGATCATGCGCTGGATGGACGCAAGACGGTGATTTCTATTACGGAAACCGGCCGCAAGCTGTTATCTGAACAGTTGCCCGGAAACCGGGAAGCTGTTGCCAACGTGATGAAGCGTCTCAATGAAACGGAGCTGCATCAGCTGTTGGGTCTGCTGAACAAATTGAGCGAACATACAAGGGAGAGATAATCATGAAGATAATGATCACTGGAGCCGCCGGACAATTGGGGAGCCTTATTATTGAAAATTTGCGCAGCCGTATCCCGGCAGAACAGATTGTCGCCGGAGTACGGAAGCTTGAGCAGGCGGCGCATCTCCGGGAGCAAGGCATAGAAGTCCGTTATGCCGATTATGATGTCCCGGAATCTCTGGACGAAGCCTTTTGCGGGATTTCCCGGCTGCTGCTAATCTCCAGCTCACATACGGATGACAGCGTCCGCCTGACTCAGCATAAACAGGTCATAGATGCGGCGAAACGAAGCGGGGTCGGGCATATTCTCTATACGGGTTTTGCCTTTCCGCGGCAGAGTATAGATCAGAATAAACCGGC
This window encodes:
- a CDS encoding ABC transporter permease encodes the protein MKIRDISRMAWEQVKRRKVVTGLCMTGISIGCAAIIVALSVGQSAQVYVTDQVNQSFKMDEIMVSPGGGIPSQGGKGGPASGEVNENLDPGKLTDQKLEIIQGLNHVKAASPFQEAGYLQLVTIDNKIADVRIIVADLQMLTEYDHKFKQGGANGQPGTVVLNYGATLGLIDLETRQKLYESMGNDPFNQDIQEQYRKLSVQPSELYRKQIQIQAQDYSTTTPTTKLSSPLQIGGILEGAKGIDDMQASYDKIMYMSPETAAQLSKELVFDNSTTSVLNLPAEGSYNAVTVKVDDVANIKAVEQMIQKLSLNASDNLYQQEMLKEQFDMIKMAALGIGVFILIIASISIIVAMTMSTHQRRRQIGIMKVLGANMGQIRNMFITEAALLGLLGGMLGVLFSYLIVMGLNKLVGSAGDGMNFFIPALNLPVGMSFAIMTGVLSGIYPAISASRTDALTAIKRD
- a CDS encoding efflux RND transporter periplasmic adaptor subunit; translation: MMKRTLKKSLKWIIILGIISTAGYLGYTKFFKGNEAAELPPEPMQVISFPVTEETLTSSIQVKGRSQYQQETLVYAPFASKVTAWKVENGAQVKKGDVLFTLDQSLLRNEIATAEAANRKTKLEAELNAFVSQQEDESAAPAGTEAERLKALAAQEAARLNDELNQVNAEIQAKELADKKAKLNTAVYHAPENGIFLYDSSTERPQTVTDNQYIGKIVDLNKLEFIAQVGEQDIFRIKQGMKVQVKMTAMKDLILNGEVTEVSKFATTTTGQNTAGQIPQFEVVISLQPDEHLIGGLSLSGDIETSRKEKAVVVSSIAVVHEGDLAYVMLDKGNGQYERTEIKVGMETTEKTEVLSGLKAGDTVVLQ
- the nagZ gene encoding beta-N-acetylhexosaminidase — translated: MKWFSPRQHKSSPYMRLLFLLTTVACLLLASGCGGRGSSAPAGASPSLAPASASPSAAVTTPAATAAESPAAPVQASPTLAPAEDSADTNDVISRKIAGMTLEEKIGQMLLVGIDGTTAESAAQKMIADDKVGGIILYSDNISSLKQLVSLTNALKKSNNGNPAPLFMSVDQEGGKVSRLPAEYAVFPSNAAVGKGNNAADAGTMGELLARAVKSSGFNMDFAPVLDINSNPDNPVIGDRSFGSTADLVVRLGIAEMKGLESEGVVPVVKHYPGHGDTSVDSHLELPVINKTEAQLAKLEWLPFRAAIKEKADAVMVAHILYPKLDPEKPASLSKVIIGGQLRGQMFFKGVVITDDLTMGAIVKNYSLAAAAVDTVLAGSDILLVAHEYKNEQAVRAALLSSVKDGTVTEARIDESVYRILALKAKYELTDQAVPVPELNGLNSDIKAWRKPFQH
- a CDS encoding ferritin yields the protein MKEQLMNTLNEQMNFEFYSAHVYLAMAAYCSGESLDGFANFFLVQAEEERFHAMKIYKFLNDRDYRATLAALPEPNNEYSSMLDAFEHAFAHEQQNTKKFYHLADLALDEREHATIYFLKWFIDEQVEEEALFSNIIAKLKRIETDSNAFYMLDAEFAARSFTPPAE
- a CDS encoding cation diffusion facilitator family transporter, with the protein product MDNYSDIKQSEKGAWLSLLAYILLSAVKLFIGSVSGSQALLADGLNNSTDIIASIAILTGLKISRRPPDSNHSYGHFRAETVAALIASFIMIAVGFQVLYQGVNKFVQPSLETPDLIAAWTAAACAVVMFAVYMYNIKLARTLNSNAMHAVAQDNRSDALVSMGAFIGIIGSQFGIPWLDPLTATIVGLLICKTAWDIFRKATHDLTDGFDASELELMKQTVAEIEGVELIKDIKARIHGNNVLVDTTVLVDSSLNVVQSHDITEEIEGQLKDRHQVATVLVHIEPM
- a CDS encoding MFS transporter, whose amino-acid sequence is MAAGLLALMGMFDMVGTTLSGWLSDRLDNRVLLFWYYGLRGLSLIFLPYALNSGYTMLLIFSVFYGLDWIATVPPTVKITSDLFGREQAGMVFGWILVAHQIGASTATYGAGLMRQWLGSYSVPFVTAGFLCLFAAIMAMRIVKSGKATHIVEAKA
- a CDS encoding NUDIX hydrolase; amino-acid sequence: MSNQPVTDHNGLTEEQFLKTYNAGSYERPSVAVDMLIFTVMEQEQDNYRKLAEKSLQLLLIQRGEHPFLGQWALPGGFVGIHESVEEAARRELYSETNIDNIYMEQLYTWGDVERDPRMRVISCSYMALVDRKALTVQAGDDAAAAAWFEVSYNILETRREELEQGIRLETFVEIILQNEQVKLSGVVKLTETIRGHVRHMDREIVRSSGFSFDHLLMVQAAIERLRGKAEYTDIVFNLMPPLFTLSELQRVYEIILGKELLAAAFRRKIAERVIETDESTRDAGHRPSKLYRYNLEWSLT
- a CDS encoding bacteriohemerythrin, with the translated sequence MIDWKDSYDIGVEKIDCQHRQLLVKLNDFFEACTNQQGKDKIEETLKFLKDYTVEHFGSEEQLMKDIDFPELTEHQKTHAEFVQTVLDLEESIKTKGVSVLSTIKLNRTLTDWLINHIHKCDKLIGDCIAAKGNKAV
- a CDS encoding HIT family protein, producing the protein MDCLGCRIANGIEPELNIIYENEYVTCVLDIAPFNEGHTLILPKKHYLDTDELDPETAHAVMDASQKVTALLKSLYKPDGIRICADGGKFNDLTHYHMHVVPRYEGDGFIWSEPLHPDGAEARLNETRVKIVKALGEG
- a CDS encoding metallophosphoesterase, with product MRMLASGIIMLLVLGLVNFYIGWHLWVLLQEWLPGIHAAVYWPVFFVIVFSYVIGRVPLPQALKPVGRLFKVVGSYYLACMEFAVILLPLTDLVYGVLALTGVGLSAFVTEAGATVLALLAVFLLWGSRNAWSTVVRSHRLNVDKSIGTSVPLTVAVASDLHLGNIVGNRHLRRMVSEINAMNPDIVLLAGDVLDDSIEPFIRNGMDQQLKQLKARHGVYAVLGNHEYYGGSIAQYTEVMNNIGIKVLQDEVVETSGVYVVGRKDKTAEAMEAGGRLSVDALLDGLDRSKPIIMMDHQPTGFEIAARAGVDVLLSGHTHRGQIAPNHWITRRLFELDWGYLLKDKLHVIVSSGYGTWGPPIRLASRSELIKLEVVLEGSMSYSEEPVASAAKAVLI
- a CDS encoding MarR family winged helix-turn-helix transcriptional regulator; translation: MNIPTDEQLNGPMDDSMNGRMNEGIGDRMEDDQMNEDELKDEPKDEPKDDQMDELQKYVLELPLPNEVFFAMVSATANTVAVSEKYWQAQRLNGARIRVLVEIAKHGGTILPSLLAERIGVTKANISLLLTPLEKDGYINRADHALDGRKTVISITETGRKLLSEQLPGNREAVANVMKRLNETELHQLLGLLNKLSEHTRER